A stretch of DNA from Strigops habroptila isolate Jane chromosome 1, bStrHab1.2.pri, whole genome shotgun sequence:
GAAAAAACCTATTAGATTATCCTGTTCGTCCCCTGTCGTTGCAGAATAGTCTCtctgaagacatttttattccaaTTTGTTCAATGCAGCTTTAAAGGCTCGAAAGGCATaagccacagctgctgcctgtaGTCTGCTAAACCCTGATCTCCACCTTGCCATACTGTGATGACTTATTTTGGTAATAGTATTGTATCATGCCTATTTAAATAGTGCCCTGGCACCTCTCTACGTGGTTGTTATATCTATACAGCAAATACCTCAAGGCTAGGTTAGAAATTCCCCACTCGTCATTGATTTCATATTCGTTTCATCAGAGATCCATACGCCACAGTGTCCCATCTATGAGGAAATCCTTTAGAGACTGGCACGACAGactgccagccctgccaggcAAAGGAACCCTCCCCTTCAGCCTCTGAAAACACCTGAATACTGTCAGAACACCCCAAGAATAACCCAAATGCAATCACCATTTGCAATAGATGTACCCTATGGGTGGCATGGGCTACACTGGTGAGAAAGATAGGAAGTCTTCTTTCTTGCCAGGTTCTAgtgttctttctttgctgtgtcTTTACAGTCCAGTGCAATCAAGCTGTGTGAATATAAAATCAAATACAATATATAACAAGATACAACATAAACAATCAGACATATGTCGAATTGAACTATTAAAGGTTTGGCATCTGGaaagcttgttttttccttatttttcagaTGCCATTTTTCCAGGTGTTTGGCAATCCCACGGCATGTCCTGCATTTCTGCATAGAAGCATCCGTTTTTAATCGAAAAAGCTATCTGATTAAGAAAATTTTAATAGCATCTTTGAACACTTTTATGAACTCTGTTGCTACTGACTGCCACGTTGCACCTGAAGAGTAGCAGAAGATACCTTTATTTCTAATGCATgccttagggaaaaaaaaaaaaggactgttCTGAGCATCATCAAAGGCAAAGAGGCTCCGGATCGGGAGTAAGCACTGGAAGAAAGAGTTACAGAGCTGTAAAAATCTGTCTCAGAGGCAGCTCTATTTGTTGCTAGCCAGAAAGTCATTTAACTGGAAATAGCAGCCAACAACCATCTATCTCCACTATTTCTCTAACAGAGGGGAAATTATAACATCGTATATTCAGGCATTTATGACTTATTTTCTATATCTTCATGCTCACTTTCTGCTCCCTCTCTACAGTACACAGTATCCATAATACTGAACACATATTCTAGGTAAGACACCTCTGTTTATCATGAGATCTAGGTCTTTATACCATGCATGACCTCTGCAGCAGTGGAACTGGAGAGAAGGTGCTGCTTTTCCACATATCATTTTAACTTCTCTttgcagagaaggcagcagggagaaCTTAAAACTCCCTGTCTGCCTCCCTCCAGGAAGGCAGCAGACCTGAAACCACCTGCATGGACATCCCCACTCCAGAAGTGTGCTGCCTTTGGTATTAAAAGAGCTAAATACACAGCGACAAATTTTGAGTGCCTCCAGAAGTCACTTACCTTAGTATTAAATGAGTTAGGCATATGAGTGAGTCCCCTGTGGTTGTGCTTATTTAGGTTCTTTGCAGTCTAATTACAAAATCTAATACTTTTGGAatacagtgttttgaaaatacagaaccTGGATTAACCCCTAGCATGGCATACATACCCGGGAAGCATCCAGACCTCGCAGCAGAACACTTCAAATCTGGTTCTACAACATCCTCTGTTCTTTCAAGGTGTAAACTGTGtcttaaaagtgtattttctttaaaaaataaccactCTGGGTGGTTCAAACTCAATGCCAGccaattaattaaaaagaatacaaatgctatatagaatcatggaatggtttgggttggaaaggaccttaacatcatctagtaCAACActcctgccaagggcagggaccccttccactagagcaggttgctccaagcccctgtgtccaacctggccttgaacactgccagggatggggcagccacagcttctctgggcaccctgtgccagcgcctcagcaccctcacaggaaagaacttcttccttgtatctttAACCTGAATCTTTCCTGTTTAAGTGttaacccattacccctcatcctatcactacaatccaTGATGAAGAGCTGCTATGTATGCAGCTAAACTATACTAAACCAAAAACCGGAGGTTTTTGCAATACTCTAACGCAAGGAcctggaaaatgggaaagagaagcaaaccCTTGCTTCCTTTGTTCTGAGACACCTAACACGGGCCGGGGACACCTTTTGTTGCTGCGGGTAAGTCCTGTGAGCTTACAGGTACCTTAATAATAGATACAATCCAAAGAGCTTGGACGGAGCCTTGTCAAGCACCAGTGTCTGGAGGAGAGCAGGCACTTAACCCCCCTCGCCGCCCTCCCTGCGCCCCTCACACCGCCTCGCAGCCTCCCCCCGGGGGCACTGACCGGGGTCCGCCGGCTCCAGCCCTGAGGCGGTGCCGGTTCCCGTCCGGCCGCCCTGAGAGGGCGATGGaggccgcgccgccgcccgccaCCGCGCCGCGCCTGCGCGGAGCCGCCTCCGCCGGCCGCCCTCCGCCCCGCCCTGCCGCCGGCGCGGGGCCatgggcggcggcggcggctgagCCGGCCGGAGGGGCGCGGAGcggaggggagcggggcggggcgcggcgcggcggcgcCGCCGCTGGCGGGAGCGGCTGCGGGGCGGTGCCTGGGCGCGGACTGCCCGGCCCGGGGAAGCAGCCGCGGCAGCGCGGGCCGGGGACTCCGCGGCGGGCGTTTCTGGCGGCCCGAGCGCCGCGCCCTTCCCTGCCCCATGTCGGCGTGGCTCGGCCGGGCGGCGCTGCTGCTGGGGCGGCCGGggggccccgccgctgccgcccccTCCTGCCTGGGCTCGCTGCGGGGCCCGccgcgctgctgctgccgccgccgcctggGCAGCCTGCGGGGCGGCGCCGAGGGGCCGCTCCTCCCGCGGGGGTcgtcgccgccgccgccggggcggGCGCTGGGCACCCACCCCAGGAAGGAACCGATGGAGGCGTTGAACACGGTGCAGGGGGCCCGCGACTTTATCTACAGCCTGCACTCCACCGAGCGGAGCTGCCTGCTGCGGGAGCTGCACCGCTTCGAGTCCATCGCCATCGCCCAAGGTGAGCGGCGGCTCCTGCAGCCCCGGCCGGCGGCCTGAGGCCGGCACCGCCGCCTCCCCCGGGGCCGCGCTGAGGGGATGGGAGGGGGGGGGCGGTGCGGGACTGAGCCCCCGAAGTTTTGGCTGTGGCCAGTCTCTCCGTCGCCTAAGCGAGTCCTTCGGGCGGGTAGGTGAGCGCGGAACTCCAGCGGGGCAGGGCAGCGAGAGGCGCACGCCGGCGTGTTTGAGCGGTATATCGGGTATAAACGAGGCGGACGACCTGAAACTTACTTTCCAGAAGCATCCGCAGCTCCTTCTGAACTTAAACCGAGCCGCCGTGCCGAATGCTGGGGGTGTTTCTCACCCCCCGAGGAGTTTCTGGAGGCGCGGGTGGCCATTTTTGGGGAAGGGAGTAGGAAAGTGTGTGTCTCATGAAACCCTCTCGGCACTAGTGCAGTAGCGAAGTGATTTCAGACCTCTGAAGAGGCGCTGGGCTGCTGCTCCGGGAGCTCATTCATGAGTTACACTTCCCTGCACGGAGAGCTGCCTGCTTGCCGGCTTTGTTTGCGAGTGCTGGGTGTTACGCGggaaggtgtgtgtgtgctggggaggTTTAGAGATGTTGTCTGTGAATACAGTGCTGTGCACCGCCAATTACAGTAATTCACAGTGATTGTTTCTGTCTGATCCAACCGTTCTTGTCAACTCGACACTTTTCCTTGAATCAAAACCTGGCAAAACCAAATCCTTTTAATTACAGCCTCGGTACGTCTGTTTCTGATGCTTAGATGTAATTTATGGTCCCTATTGCAACAGAGATGATAGTGGGTACTTAAGAGATCAGAGTGCATTTGATCTAGGCCTCCTTGTGACTTTGATAGTAGTGTGCCCTTGGAAAGGGCATTTCTGTGCCTTGTGGCTCTTCTGTACATGTCTGGACGAAATCTTGCGGTGGGCAGACATCAGGTCCAGGGGTCAGCCGTaggaatgctgcttttgtgaagGGACAGAacctctttggttttgtttataaGCACACTTGCATATAAACACTAGTGTTTACAGTCAGAGTGACAGTAGCTCGCTTAAGTGGTCCATTTTTGGAGCAGcgcttctgttttgcagaaggtGAATCCCgttgtatttgttttccaacATAGTGGGAAGTATGCTTTGAGCTGTAAGTTGACACTAACTTTTGGGTACTAACAACTAATACTCTTCCTGAATAAATCCTCCTCAGCTTCCGAGGGATTCTTGCTGTGAGGTTTTTGTGAGAGTTTCAATCTCTGCATTTACTGCCTGGGTGAACCCGGTCTGCTCGCAGTGCTTCTGTGTGTCAGGAGGATCGTGGTGGAGATCTAAATGAggctttaaaatgcattttagtaTAATGTCTCAACGTTTATACAGAGATAATTCAGCAGATGGTCCTCTTTAATATCTCGTTGCTCAGTTGCTGTCAGCTATAGTATGAAAGTCTATATAATACTATGACTTTCTCATGATTGAGGATTTAGAAGACAGAGTAACAAAAGCATTAGTTTATGTTTAGAGACCTTACTGCACGAGATCTTAGTAGGAAAGGGCAAAATTATTCAACCAGTGGAAATTGTAATTCACTTGTGCCCCAAACTGTGAGCATTAATCTCACTGGAGAGATCGTTTCAACGAAGCCTCAGATGTGGGCTTCACAGTCTCACAATCTTCATAATGCATCAGACCTCAGTCCTTGGAGTCAGATTCTTCATCTGCCCATCTAGTAGCTCGATAAGATGTTTTTGAAAGTAACCTTTTGCTTTAGCTAGCTCCAttcatgttgttttgtttttccagactGCAGCGTGGTAACAGCTGTCAGCTTTTAACTGTAAGACATGATGTTTCTTCATGTgttgtggaaaaaagaaaatcataacCAAGAAGGGCTTCTAGTAAGTCTGAATAAaaatttgaggggaaaaaatagtcCTAAAACTATAGTGCGTATCTTGTGTACGTTCTCTGATACCCTGAAGAACTAAAATCAGATGAACAAAAGAGGAAACGTGGCACAGAAATCATTCAGTGCTGGTAAAATAGATGCTCTGCTTTCATTAGATGCACACACCTTAGCACTGGATCCTCTTTGGCGTGGACATGTGTGAGCTGCTCTGGCCCGGAGGGAAGGGAACAGTAATGCCAGAATTCCCTGGCGGGGATGGCTTGTCCATAGCTGTTCTCTGTAGAGGACTGACAGTGATGGATCAGATTTTACATgaagaaaggcagcaaacaTAGAGCCAGGCTCCGGAGGAGTGTCGGATGTGTGTCATCACTCTCAACACCAAGGAGTACCATAAGAAGATAAAGTGAAGGGCTGCACTGAAAGAGAATGATACGATTCCTGAGCTAGATGTTAATATTATGTACTTAACGTGCTTTATTATGGTTAGATGATATTTTATATGTTTGGTCTTTCCTGCTGTTGAAATGGTGACTGTGTAGGAATGATCTACCTACATATACAGGTTGTGAGTAGCAGATGGGGGGTGACAATTATTCATGCCCTGCTTTCCAAGTACTTTCTCCGATCTACTAGTGTCACTTTTGATATTTAAACTGATGGGTTCAATCAAGATAAAATGGTTTTAGAGATGTTTGGTTTCCTTGATCTTCTCATTCAGTGGCAGCATGCTGTAGCTTCCAGTAGCTGATTCTTTAGATGAGGTTGCTAGTTACTTTTGTGCTGATTTCCAATGAATGATCCAAATGCAACCTTCAGATTCACTTGTCTACCTACTGAGTAAATTCCTGTGTCCTGTTTGAGTCTGGAAAATCAGTCTCTCCTCAATCATGAAATGCCTATGCAGTTTTGCAACTGTACTTAAGATTGCTTTGTGCCTGTGATCTTTTCATACTTCTATATGGAAAGGGAGGTCTTAGTCCATACCCTTCTTAACACAGTCCTTATTGGGTTAAGTTTTGACCTTCTTCCTTCACTACCTCTTCTGTGCCCTAACAGACCCCATATCAGCTAGGGGAAGCTGTCAGCAATATGGGGAGACCTGGGCACATCAAGAACCAAATGGGGCCTGTTCCTCAGCCCATTCCCAGGCCTACCACCAGAAGGATGCAGTGCCATCACCTAATTGCCCTAGCGCGAAATATGACAGGACACACTATCTGTGGCCTCCGCTAATGGCAGAGGCTGCAGGGAAACCCATCCTTTGCTGCGGCTGCTACGCTGAAGGACGGTCCTCAGGTAGGTGAGTCGTAGCTGTTGACCTGTAAGTTAGGTGAGTCTCTGAAGCTGTTTTGAAACTTAACACATCTGTTTGCGCTGTAGTTGTAGGTGGGGAGAGGTTTGTGAATGTCTTCCTGCCATCGCCTTGTCACCTGTCTCACCTGGGTGTTTATTTCTGGACTCTTAGAGCTTCCAGATGCTGAGCACCAGCAGTCGGTTTCAACAGTTCAGCTTATTAATAAACACTGAgattcttctgtttgttttagtGCATCAGTGAGAAGACAGAGCTCGATCTGTGAGCTTGTGATAAAGGATGGCTGTGAAGCTGGGAGCCTGACTTGTAATTAATAGATGGGCTCTGCACAGGAGAAGCTGGGGGGAAGGCTGTGAAACTGAATCTTGATGCAGTTGTTCTCAGATGATATTTTGAGAACTACACTGATTTACACTGCAAACCACATCTTAAAATTTAGTCCAAACATCACTAAGTTGCTCTGTTTGAAGACAGCTGCAAGACCTGCTCACCTGGATTTAGGTTTCTTCCTTcattaatgtctttttctttatttttaacccttTCCAATCTTGGAAAGGTGAATAACATCTTTTCCCAGGAAGACGTTTGAAACAAAGTTTTTAAATTGCAGCCTGTGTTTCTTGTGAGCATGTCAGCCACACCAGATGGAGATGATACATGTGGACttgaatacaaatattttgtatttttctttctcatagtTACAGGAGCACTGAAGTAGCAAGTAGGCCGATTTGTTGTAAATGTAATAGTTCTGCTTCCCTGCTTGTGGAAGCCTTAATCAAAGCTTAGTTCTGATGGCAGCAGACAGTCAAATCCTTGTCCTGTTGCTCGTTTCTTgcatggagaaaatgaaagggtAGAAGATCTTACTGGCAATGGAGAGAATGATTTAATGCCTCTGACCTTCTATAGCAATTTTCCACTATAAAAGAGTAGTGTTAGAAAGAAGATGTAACTCCTTTCTTAAGGGGCTCAGATTCAGGTTTTCTACCTTTAGTTTTCAGCGGATGATATGAAATGATTCATGGAAGCACTTGTAAGCAGTGCAGCAAGCCCGGtaacaaggaggaaaaatactaaAGGGTTTGACCTTGCTTAGCTAAGAAATACTACTTGGCATATCTGCTgcatctttgtttcttctgaggGTACTCTTGTTCTTATCTGTGCTGGGTTAAAATATTCTTGAGCCCAGATGTAACCATTCTCCATTAATAATACTAACACGATGGCTATCTAGGGCCTCTAAGAAATCTCAGGTCTCGATAGTGAGAGGATCCGTTATTTTCCTATCTTTGTTGCAAAGGAGGGAAAACCATTcctattttcctgtgttttgttgCAAAGATGGAAAAACGACTCCTGTTTTCTCATCTTTGTGTACATATACATGCGCATGTACAATATATAactgtgtatatataatatataaaatatatataatgaaCATTGAACACAATTCCTTGAAACCACCAAGTTGCATTTTGTAATTTAAGCAGAGGGCTTTTGTGATGTGATCACTAAATAAAAGGCTTTCTGGAGTGTAATTGCTTGTTTCTCTGCCTGTCGAGGTTGTGTATTAACCGGAAAACATGCAAAACCCAGTAGGAATGCAGTTTCGACAGCTAGTTTTGTTGGTTTAATTCACAGGTCTTGGAGAATGCGGTCTATAGCTAGATTCTTTTGAAGGCACCGGTATGTCATGGTTTAATAAATGATCTGACCAAACCGGTGTATTCTGatagaaaaatgtttgtaattTCAAGTTACTGAatctttgtttctaaaaaaagaaaactgtgtgtGGGTAAAGGGCACCAAACCAAGGCATTCAGTGCAGCTGGGGCAAAATCTCTTTATGGGAATTTGCAAGCTTTTAGCCACTGTTGGGTGAAATCTTATTTTGGTGTCAGAAAAAACATTGCTGGTGATGAACTGGTGTTAAATTTATGAACTCACTGGTTTACTGGAATAGTTTAGGGAGTGTTCAAGCCTAGGTGCCTCTACTTCCACAGCTTTGAAAAGTTAATACAGAAGACTGCAAATGTCATCAAAGACAAACTGATTTCACTGAGGTTTTTAGACACCAAACAAGATCTGCTATGAAAAAGATTCCCTTTGTTGCACGAGTCAGACACGTTTTGCTGATAGGTACAAACCAGTTAATCTGCCATGGTGGTTTAGAACCACTCAGGTTTTAGTACCTCTCTTTGTTAGAACTTAATCTGCATTAACACAACAAAGCATGATTTTTGATCCTTCTGGAAGTACTTGTCTTGTTGGAAGTGTGATTTCACAGTGCAAGTGTGAAGTTTCTTGGGAGGACCGCCCAGCCTTGCTGGTGTGCTTTGGCAGGTATGGTGGTACCTGGTAGAGTCAGTTGTCCCTCCCTCTGTCCTCTACAGGCCCAATGTACGCAGATGAACTGAGCTGTTTGTGGAGAGCGATCATCTACCTCTGCCTTGCTGTGACCTAGGTCAAGCAATTGTTTTTAACTCTAGCATTTGATTGCTATTCTAGGAGAAGGTATTCTGACAGACTGCTGGCCAACGTGTAATTCACAAGTTTGAAGTGCCCTGTCAAACTGGTAAGATGGGAAACTCTTGCCAGCCTGCCTGCATGCAGTCCCTTTGTGTTCTCAGACCTTCACAGCGTACACCGTGACTGCTGCTGAATCAGAAATACTCAGTGGTCAAAGGAATATCATGTTTCAGATGGAAACATGTGCtacttctttttgcttctgaaacCTTTAATTatctatgtttttctttctgttcctcctctcccccatgTATCATGAAGCTCTCTTATGACAACAAACTGATGCAGAAGGAAGGGTGTTACACAGACTGATGATCACTTTAACATCTACGGATGGAACTGTTCTATTTGCATTACACAGGTGACCACCAATTGAAAAGTATTTCATTATACAAGATAAAGAATTATAAAAGAGTTCTCACCCTGTCAAGTAATGGTAACATTAAATCCCAGCTGTTTACTTGAAATTGATGCCATTTTGCTGGGATGTGtatgagaaaaatctttttttctagtgGCTCTGACATTATTTTGCTTACGCCTGAgtgaagagagggagaaatcaTAAGCTGTATTCGGCCACTTAGCTGTCATATGCTTCTGTATCTGGAGTGCTTGATGCATAAAGCTGCTGTGGCTTCTGCAGGCCTCGATGCTGaggagcagggctctgccttCTGTGCTCTCCAGGGAGCTGGGATGGAGTCTGGCTGGGGGAAGCTGTGTCCTTGCTGCTCACAGCTCACCCTGGTTACCTGGATGTTGTGAACAGGGATAAGGCTGTTTGATCAAGTAAACCTTGCAGCTCTCTGATGAGTAACAGGTAGAGTAACTGCCTCCTTTTTACCCCTAGATTAGGATAAAAGTCCTACCTTATGAAATTACATCCTGTCTCAAAAATATGGATGCCTATTATCAGAAGAAATAAGGTGCTTGGGAAAGTCTGGACACTGCCTGGGGGTGCCTTAGTTAAGAGATTTAATACTTCTGAAATCCTATCAAGGGACCTCAAGATCCCCCAAGAAACCTTTCAAAAGTGAAatcccaacaaacaaaccaaccaaccaaccacgGCCACATCCCAAAACACCACAGCaaaaaatgaatgaacaaaGCCTCATCTGCAACATGTACTCTTGGGCAGTAGAAAATCTCTATTTCCATTGTTCATTCCAGCAGTTACTGTGTCACATTAGTTAGTCAGACACTCATGTCTCCTTCCTGTTTAAGCTTTATCTCAACTGGATGCATATGATTCATTTGGGCTTCCTTTTTTAAGTAACAATAAAACTGCAAATTTAGGTAGCTTGGGGAAGTTGAATATTTCATTAAGTTGTCATCTTGATACACAAAGCATCTTATGGAAATGTTAACTGTATGGAAAAATTTTCATCGAATTTTGGCTTTGAATAAATTTGGTAattctctctttctgctttaaGCTCTGTTTGTGAGGTTTATACTATTCATGCTAATATAGATAGTACTTTGTGCATATTAAGTATTAGAAGCGGGATtgaatgcaccctcagcaagtttgctgacaacacactgaagggaagggatgccatcctGAGGGACCTGGAGAGGTGGGCTGGTGTGAAACTAATGAAGATCAATGaggccaagtacaaggtcctacacctgggtcagggcaatgctgagcacaaacacaggttgggggagactggattgagagcagccctgcggagaaggacttgggggtgttgactgacaagaagctcaacatgagccggcagcgtgcgctcgcagcccagaaaccaaccatatcctgagctgcatcaaaagaagtgtgaccagcaggtcaagggagctgatcctgcccctttactctgctcttgtgagacctcacccAAAGTAccgcatccagctctggggccttAGACATAAGAGGGATGTGGACTTGTTGGAgctgagtccagaggaggcc
This window harbors:
- the TMEM65 gene encoding transmembrane protein 65 isoform X2, which encodes MSAWLGRAALLLGRPGGPAAAAPSCLGSLRGPPRCCCRRRLGSLRGGAEGPLLPRGSSPPPPGRALGTHPRKEPMEALNTVQGARDFIYSLHSTERSCLLRELHRFESIAIAQDPISARGSCQQYGETWAHQEPNGACSSAHSQAYHQKDAVPSPNCPSAKYDRTHYLWPPLMAEAAGKPILCCGCYAEGRSSASRYLKPLVPLEKPAKEVVSPETTSPFGTVKIKCVC